In Scophthalmus maximus strain ysfricsl-2021 chromosome 16, ASM2237912v1, whole genome shotgun sequence, the following proteins share a genomic window:
- the eme1 gene encoding crossover junction endonuclease EME1: protein MCSYSDSTSDLDEELPVFDFLQPGRGLGQSSKGHTEKPDMADAEEAARFTSVKDNARAHMGKADVMMISSDSEEDAPHVPLAQRLKQRRDNAISASSAVTNGGDAGQKSPSSLATLQLPCQNGLPKSEPPLGYRQVSHGASGGPEEAADLPRRWPSTNPPRSVVGSADATPTQGKPAKRTAEEMQGSREEALRRRQARERRQGDKEVLRLEQERLKAERKALAEAAKALRPEECIKHMVVAVDPALLQLEGGGTLLASVQALGCSCAIEKQPLPRSVSWMRRVPCAQPDDGVCEPEACVVMQMTVDDFSSLIHSYIQEERHGGSDSGPTLTSWVQQRQGCNPGKNLSLVVIDMEKYFRSKKSQSQKRLRVAVANEEQGGGKARKRRKNGGAEALPEVSRVEVEEALVHLQLHTGVSVRFLPTWKDFSDYITMTTKAVAEAPFKREREKTGFSFYLESEWAGGQRVDKAGKGLLQVWKRQIQQFNRVSPDMAAAILAAYPSPQLLKKAYGLCKTDREKLSLLSDLLIRRGEGVTSTTRRVGPELSKRLFLMMSSCDPELTLDSTV, encoded by the exons ATGTGCAGCTACAGTGACTCCACCAGTGATCTAGACGAGGAGCTGCCTGTGTTCGACTTCCTCCAGCCTGGTCGTGGCCTGGGCCAAAGCTCGAAGGGCCACACAGAGAAACCGGACATGGCTGATGCAGAAGAGGCAGCCCGCTTCACTTCAGTGAAGGACAATGCAAGAGCACATATGGGGAAggctgatgtgatgatgatcaGCAGCGATTCTGAGGAGGACGCACCTCATGTCCCCCTGGCACAGAGACTCAAACAGAGACGAGACAACGCCATCAGTGCCTCCTCCGCGGTCACTAATGGGGGAGATGCTGGGCAGAAGTCCCCATCCAGTCTGGCCACTTTACAGCTCCCCTGCCAGAATGGGCTGCCAAAATCAGAGCCCCCGCTCGGCTACCGTCAGGTGAGCCACGGTGCCTCGGGCGGCCCAGAGGAGGCGGCAGATCTCCCTCGGCGGTGGCCGTCTACGAATCCACCCCGCAGTGTGGTGGGGAGCGCTGACGCCACTCCTACGCAGGGGAAACCTGCCAAGCGGACGGCGGAGGAGATGCAGGGCTCCAGGGAGGAGGCTCTGAGGAGGAGGCAAGCCAGGGAGAGACGGCAGGGGGACAAGGAGGTGCTCcggctggagcaggagagactGAAAGCTGAGAGGAAAGCGTTGGCAGAGGCTGCCAAGGCCCTGAGGCCGGAGGAGTGTATCAAGCACATGGTGGTGGCCGTGGACCCAG CCCTCTTGCAGCTGGAGGGGGGCGGGACTCTGCTGGCGTCTGTGCAGGCTCTGGGTTGCAGTTGCGCCATAGAGAAACAACCCCTCCCACGCAGTGTCAGTTGGATGAGGAGGGTCCCCTGTGCACAG CCAGATGATGGAGTGTGTGAACCAGAGGCTTGCGTTGTGATGCAGATGACCGTTGACGACTTCAGCTCCCTGATCCATAGCTACATTCAG GAAGAGAGGCATGGCGGGTCAGACTCTGGTCCGACACTGACGTCGTGGGTGCAACAGAGGCAGGGGTGCAACCCCGGGAAGAACCTCAGCCTGGTGGTCATCGACATGGAGAAATACTTCAG ATCCAAGAAGTCGCAAAGCCAGAAGAGGTTGCGAGTGGCTGTCGCAAATGAGGAGCAAGGGGGAGGAAAAgcgaggaagagaaggaagaacgGCGGAGCCGAGGCGCTTCCTGAGGTGTCACGAGTTGAAGTGGAAGAG GCACTTGTACATCTGCAGCTTCACACCGGTGTCTCTGTCCGCTTCTTGCCAACCTGGAAAGACTTCTCGGATtacatcaccatgacaaccaaaGCGGTCGCAGAGGCCCCTTTCAA gcgagagagggagaagacggGCTTCTCTTTTTACCTGGAGAGTGAGTGGGCGGGGGGACAGCGGGTAGATAAAGCTGGTAAGGGCCTGCTGCAGGTGTGGAAGAGACAGATCCAACAGTTCAACAGAGTCAGCCCAGACATGGCTGCAGCCATCCTGGCAGCTTACCCCTCCCCACAGCTGCTCAAGAAG gctTACGGTCTGTGCAAGACCGACCGTGAGAagctctctctgctgtctgacCTACTGATCCGTAGAGGAGAAGGCGTGACCTCCACGACTCGGCGGGTCGGTCCAGAGCTTTCCAAACGCCTCTTCCTCATGATGAGCTCCTGTGATCCAGAGCTGACACTTGACTCCACTGTCTGA
- the mrpl27 gene encoding 39S ribosomal protein L27, mitochondrial has translation MAAVASLMLKSRAGLLAPHQSFVLDSVRFASKKAGGSCKNIGGKSPGRRYGFKKQDGNFVHAGNILATQRGMRYHPGAHVGLGTNKTLFALEDGHVSFTKEVYVPAPRSQQSTRVITKLPKGAVLYKTFINVLPLKQEGKFKLVDLV, from the exons ATGGCGGCGGTGGCGTCCTTGATGCTGAAGTCAAGAGCGG GTTTGTTGGCGCCTCATCAGTCCTTTGTGCTGGACTCTGTGAGGTTTGCGTCCAAGAAGGCTGGTGGTAGCTGTAAGAACATTGGCGGAAAGAGCCCCGGTCGGAGATATGGCTTCAAGAAACAGGATG GAAACTTTGTCCATGCCGGTAACATCCTTGCAACTCAGAGGGGGATGAGGTATCACCCAGGAGCACAT GTGGGGTTGGGAACCAACAAGACGCTGTTTGCTCTGGAGGACGGCCACGTCAGTTTCACCAAGGAGGTGTACGTCCCCGCGCCGCGCAGCCAGCAGTCCACGCGGGTCATCACCAAACTGCCCAAAGGAGCTGTGCTCTACAAGACCTTCATCAACGTCCTGCCACTCAAACAGGAGGGCAAGTTTAAACTGGTGGACCTGGTCTAA
- the LOC118287995 gene encoding uncharacterized protein LOC118287995 isoform X1, giving the protein MSFSPPIPREIPAMAPELLIVIVALVSCVAFCLVILTLVVVLYRKDPLCCRFRPYRTEHYTDDPPHYHSRQALMVAGHDECSAAMDQAPIGPQLPGRLFIIGKPNDYHMEGPLPRLPSYESVRRKDRQRQIHGMIAQRFGLMGCRGEVAPTDVWGSPSPVSGCSVANALPGRVLEPQRGHTRPQLTIHCPPPADQRRIPGFSPGSLPSHSARERAAVVRAERTAPSGPTLVL; this is encoded by the exons ATGTCTTTCTCACCTCCGATTCCGAGGGAGATTCCTGCGATGGCACCGGAGTTGCTGATTGTCATTGTGGCTTTGG TGTCCTGTGTGGCGTTCTGTTTAGTGATCCTAACGCTGGTGGTGGTCCTGTACAGAAAAGACCCCCTCTGCTGCAGATTCAGACCCTACAGAACAGAACACTATACA GATGACCCTCCCCATTACCACAGCAGACAGGCGTTGATGGTTGCCGGCCACGATGAGTGCAGTGCTGCCATGGACCAGGCTCCCATTGGACCGCAG ctTCCTGGAAGGCTTTTCATCATAGGGAAGCCAAATGACTACCACATGGAGGGGCCCCTGCCGAGGCTGCCGTCCTATGAGAGTGTTCGTAGGAAGGACAGGCAGAGGCAGATCCACGGCATGATCGCACAGCGCTTCGGCCTCATGGGCTGCCGCGGCGAGGTAG CCCCCACCGACGTATGGGGAAGCCCTTCGCCAGTCTCCGGATGTTCAGTTGCCAACGCACTCCCAGGACGAGTCCTCGAGCCTCAGCGAGGACACACACGACCTCAGTTAACCATCCACTGCCCTCCTCCTGCCGACCAGCGCAGGATTCCAGGTTTTTCCCCGGGTTCTTTGCCAAGCCACAGCGCGAGAGAGAGGGCCGCTGTTGTTCGAGCCGAGAGGACGGCGCCATCAGGGCCAACGCTTGTTCTTTGA
- the LOC118287995 gene encoding uncharacterized protein LOC118287995 isoform X3: MSFSPPIPREIPAMAPELLIVIVALVSCVAFCLVILTLVVVLYRKDPLCCRFRPYRTEHYTDDPPHYHSRQALMVAGHDECSAAMDQAPIGPQLPGRLFIIGKPNDYHMEGPLPRLPSYESVRRKDRQRQIHGMIAQRFGLMGCRGEPPPTYGEALRQSPDVQLPTHSQDESSSLSEDTHDLS, encoded by the exons ATGTCTTTCTCACCTCCGATTCCGAGGGAGATTCCTGCGATGGCACCGGAGTTGCTGATTGTCATTGTGGCTTTGG TGTCCTGTGTGGCGTTCTGTTTAGTGATCCTAACGCTGGTGGTGGTCCTGTACAGAAAAGACCCCCTCTGCTGCAGATTCAGACCCTACAGAACAGAACACTATACA GATGACCCTCCCCATTACCACAGCAGACAGGCGTTGATGGTTGCCGGCCACGATGAGTGCAGTGCTGCCATGGACCAGGCTCCCATTGGACCGCAG ctTCCTGGAAGGCTTTTCATCATAGGGAAGCCAAATGACTACCACATGGAGGGGCCCCTGCCGAGGCTGCCGTCCTATGAGAGTGTTCGTAGGAAGGACAGGCAGAGGCAGATCCACGGCATGATCGCACAGCGCTTCGGCCTCATGGGCTGCCGCGGCGAG CCCCCACCGACGTATGGGGAAGCCCTTCGCCAGTCTCCGGATGTTCAGTTGCCAACGCACTCCCAGGACGAGTCCTCGAGCCTCAGCGAGGACACACACGACCTCAGTTAA
- the LOC118287995 gene encoding uncharacterized protein LOC118287995 isoform X2, with protein MSFSPPIPREIPAMAPELLIVIVALVSCVAFCLVILTLVVVLYRKDPLCCRFRPYRTEHYTDDPPHYHSRQALMVAGHDECSAAMDQAPIGPQLPGRLFIIGKPNDYHMEGPLPRLPSYESVRRKDRQRQIHGMIAQRFGLMGCRGELKFLTSGKRRLSSSAFVFDGRQTSLPRRSLFCRVDGCEQSSRWLTVRV; from the exons ATGTCTTTCTCACCTCCGATTCCGAGGGAGATTCCTGCGATGGCACCGGAGTTGCTGATTGTCATTGTGGCTTTGG TGTCCTGTGTGGCGTTCTGTTTAGTGATCCTAACGCTGGTGGTGGTCCTGTACAGAAAAGACCCCCTCTGCTGCAGATTCAGACCCTACAGAACAGAACACTATACA GATGACCCTCCCCATTACCACAGCAGACAGGCGTTGATGGTTGCCGGCCACGATGAGTGCAGTGCTGCCATGGACCAGGCTCCCATTGGACCGCAG ctTCCTGGAAGGCTTTTCATCATAGGGAAGCCAAATGACTACCACATGGAGGGGCCCCTGCCGAGGCTGCCGTCCTATGAGAGTGTTCGTAGGAAGGACAGGCAGAGGCAGATCCACGGCATGATCGCACAGCGCTTCGGCCTCATGGGCTGCCGCGGCGAG TTGAAGTTCCTGACCAGTGGCAAACGGCGTCTGTCCTCGTCGGCATTCGTCTTCGACGGTAGACAAACTTCTCTGCCTCGGAGGAGCCTTTTCTGCAGGGTCGACGGGTGCGAGCAGTCGAGCCGGTGGCTGACGGTCAGAGTGTGA